The proteins below are encoded in one region of Diorhabda carinulata isolate Delta chromosome 3, icDioCari1.1, whole genome shotgun sequence:
- the LOC130891528 gene encoding protein tramtrack, alpha isoform-like isoform X1 translates to MTVQQYCLRWNNHQPNFISVFSSLLNSQSLVDVTLAAEGKQLQAHKVVLSACSSYFQSLFATNPCKHPIVILKDVKFTDLKVMVDFMYHGEVSVSQEQLPCILKTAEMLKIKGLTEIPMENPAVKCHSQPEKTEIGAQSTDNWSFDENRPVSPSSPSSKRRRLKKNVICSSTITTENAEGTQNEILLSTANNVFESVLKSDNPTNLEDNSQKYNGIPIPSMQPSTSHQRDTEQTTHQIITHITPPQDVNVNTSQVECSPVEIPRTCTTSQSTTVTFSPGSSQSPPLQEHMGPKRGRFLMRQSRIKREPDLYPETEIEPVALSQYLTLPPPIRIERQCSEPIPSISPSPDNLLNVPEHVLIKQHSHPILPSKSTESNTRSSHCPVVRLGPALGCNFCWNTVDTHGRTLRRKTKYHCPECQTNLCIVPCFQEYHKSQGTQGSGGRDSIDPILPSSPTKIYPKSN, encoded by the exons ATGACAGTTCAACAGTATTGTTTAAGATGGAACAATCATCAACCAAACTTCATATCTGTATTCTCTAGTCTTTTAAACAGTCAGTCCCTTGTAGATGTTACTTTAGCAGCAGAAGGTAAACAACTACAAGCACATAAAGTCGTTTTATCTGCATGTAGCTCTTATTTTCAA tcATTATTTGCTACAAACCCATGTAAACATCCAATTGTGATTCTAAAAGATGTCAAGTTTACTGATTTAAAAGTAATGGTGGATTTTATGTACCATGGAGAAGTAAGTGTATCACAGGAACAATTACCATGTATATTGAAGACggcagaaatgttgaaaattaaag GATTAACAGAAATACCTATGGAGAATCCAGCAGTTAAGTGTCATAGTCAGCcagaaaaaacagaaattggTGCACAAAGTACAGATAATTGGagttttgatgaaaatagaCCTGTAAGCCCATCTTCACCTTCAAGTAAAAG GAGAAGATTAAAAAAGAATGTTATATGTAGTTCAACAATAACAACAGAAAATGCAGAAGGTACCcagaatgaaattttattaagtaCAGCAAATAATGTTTTCGAAAGTGTTTTAAAATCCGATAACCCTACAAATTTAGAAGacaattcacaaaaatataatgGTATTCCTATTCCAAGTATGCAACCATCAACATCCCATCAAAGGGACACTGAACAAACAACTCATCAAATTATTACA CACATAACTCCACCTCAAGATGTAAATGTGAATACTTCACAAGTAGAATGTTCCCCGGTAGAAATACCCCGTACTTGTACAACTAGTCAATCAACTACTG TAACATTTTCTCCTGGGTCATCGCAGTCTCCTCCACTCCAAGAACACATGGGTCCTAAACGAGGACGTTTTTTGATGAGGCAATCCCGAATAAAGCGTGAACCAGATTTGTATCCGGAAACGGAAATAGAGCCAGTAGCCTTGTCTCAGTACCTGACTCTTCCGCCACCTATAAGGATAGAACGACAATGCTCAGAACCTATTCCTAGTATTTCACCCTCACCTGATAATTTACTTAATGTTCCAGAGCACGTTCTAATTAAGCAGCATTCACATCCTATATTGCCAAGTAAATCTACAGAG agTAATACCAGATCCAGCCATTGTCCTGTGGTACGATTAGGTCCTGCTTTAGGTTGCAATTTCTGTTGGAATACAGTCGATACGCATGGAAGGACTCTAAGAAGAAAAACCAAATATCATTGTCCTGAATGCCAAACGAATCTGTGTATAGTCCCATGTTTTCAGGAGTACCACAAAAGTCAAGGGACTCAAGGAAGCGGTGGAAGAGACAGTATCGATCCAATATTACCATCTTCCCCTACCAAAATATATCCTAAAAGTAATTAA
- the LOC130891528 gene encoding protein abrupt-like isoform X2, whose protein sequence is MTVQQYCLRWNNHQPNFISVFSSLLNSQSLVDVTLAAEGKQLQAHKVVLSACSSYFQSLFATNPCKHPIVILKDVKFTDLKVMVDFMYHGEVSVSQEQLPCILKTAEMLKIKGLTEIPMENPAVKCHSQPEKTEIGAQSTDNWSFDENRPVSPSSPSSKRRRLKKNVICSSTITTENAEGTQNEILLSTANNVFESVLKSDNPTNLEDNSQKYNGIPIPSMQPSTSHQRDTEQTTHQIITHITPPQDVNVNTSQVECSPVEIPRTCTTSQSTTGIQWNVLDQTGFTHFSSNSAALSNNVGTQFTPTSHPNNNILNRPNTDVTVQYQNLKRKRSFNPQGDENFLRALEAVRFGGIGFCKAARMYEVNNRTLWLEYKKRGYPNFRLSIKHRNQVTDSCKEETVVHSDRDTCTVNHPIAIISGAVFDNKDVPNRSKYFDGSENAAETINFQNINLEHM, encoded by the exons ATGACAGTTCAACAGTATTGTTTAAGATGGAACAATCATCAACCAAACTTCATATCTGTATTCTCTAGTCTTTTAAACAGTCAGTCCCTTGTAGATGTTACTTTAGCAGCAGAAGGTAAACAACTACAAGCACATAAAGTCGTTTTATCTGCATGTAGCTCTTATTTTCAA tcATTATTTGCTACAAACCCATGTAAACATCCAATTGTGATTCTAAAAGATGTCAAGTTTACTGATTTAAAAGTAATGGTGGATTTTATGTACCATGGAGAAGTAAGTGTATCACAGGAACAATTACCATGTATATTGAAGACggcagaaatgttgaaaattaaag GATTAACAGAAATACCTATGGAGAATCCAGCAGTTAAGTGTCATAGTCAGCcagaaaaaacagaaattggTGCACAAAGTACAGATAATTGGagttttgatgaaaatagaCCTGTAAGCCCATCTTCACCTTCAAGTAAAAG GAGAAGATTAAAAAAGAATGTTATATGTAGTTCAACAATAACAACAGAAAATGCAGAAGGTACCcagaatgaaattttattaagtaCAGCAAATAATGTTTTCGAAAGTGTTTTAAAATCCGATAACCCTACAAATTTAGAAGacaattcacaaaaatataatgGTATTCCTATTCCAAGTATGCAACCATCAACATCCCATCAAAGGGACACTGAACAAACAACTCATCAAATTATTACA CACATAACTCCACCTCAAGATGTAAATGTGAATACTTCACAAGTAGAATGTTCCCCGGTAGAAATACCCCGTACTTGTACAACTAGTCAATCAACTACTG GCATTCAGTGGAATGTTTTGGATCAAACTGGCTTCACGCATTTTTCATCAAACTCTGCAGCATTATCGAATAATGTTGGTACACAATTCACTCCTACCTCCCATCCAAATAACAATATCTTAAACCGTCCTAATACCGATGTGACTGTACAGTATCAAAatcttaaaagaaaaagaagtttCAATCCCCAAGGAGATGAGAACTTTCTCAGGGCATTAGAAGCTGTCAGATTTGGCGGGATAGGATTTTGCAAAGCGGCTAGGATGTATGAAGTGAATAATAGAACTTTGTGGTTGGAGTACAAAAAACGGGGATACCCAAATTTTAGACTTAGTATTAAGCATCGTAATCAAGTAACAGATAGTTGTAAGGAGGAAACGGTAGTTCATAGTGATAGAGACACATGTACAGTTAATCATCCTATAGCTATTATAAGTGGTGCTGTTTTTGACAATAAAGATGTTCCGAACCGTTCCAAATACTTTGATGGCAGTGAAAATGCCGCAGAgactattaattttcaaaatatcaatcttGAGCATATGTAG